The proteins below are encoded in one region of Parvicella tangerina:
- a CDS encoding tetratricopeptide repeat protein: MKVLLLLIMFAPCCFTAQINLDSLWQVWEDPSRHDTIRLNAMETISWDGYLFSQPDSAFYFAQLQYELAEKIGRKKSMAIALNTQGISFAIRGDYSQALPYLYESLSIRKELNDQEGIAISYNNIGNIYKYQGDYANAIEHYHNSLKIKEKRGDKKGMASSYTNIGIIYYFQKDFDKALSYHQKCYEIEKEIGNENGEAMALHNIGLVYADQKEYDKALKFYEECLVLKKKLDDKKGLANTYNNMGLVYFNLGDEEQAMTYYEKSIELKEALGMKSEMATTLNNLGNIYLKKKDFEQAAFYCDQALDFAQEVGADRGIRDAAGSLYESYKALGKSKIALEMYELHISVRDSLLSEENQKAIIQQQFKYEYEKKSAADSIKALEAAKVQEALLAAEKAETEKQKKEVKQQEQQKYYLFAGLGLALLFGGFIFNRFRVTNQQKKIIEEQKVLVEQQKEAVERQKVELEQTHQQLEEHHQEIADSILYAKRIQEAIMPSMESMNTALKDGFVLYLPKDVVAGDFFWMESFVETPDSKEEVVYFAAADCTGHGVPGAMVSVVCSNALNKALLEEGLRDTGKLLDRTREIVIDRLAKSGEEVKDGMDISLCALNSKTKELQWSGANNPIWILRKGAQEIEEIKANKQPIGLYHDPQPFTAHQINLNQGDSVYVFTDGYQDQFGGPKGKKFKAKQLKEVIVDNQHLPMDEQMKLLQSKFMEWKGAVEQIDDVCVIGVRI, translated from the coding sequence ATGAAAGTGCTGCTCCTGCTGATAATGTTTGCCCCATGCTGTTTCACGGCTCAAATAAATCTTGATTCGCTTTGGCAGGTTTGGGAGGATCCTTCGCGCCATGACACCATAAGGCTTAACGCGATGGAAACCATTAGTTGGGATGGTTACCTGTTCTCACAACCCGATAGCGCTTTTTATTTTGCCCAGCTACAATATGAGCTTGCGGAAAAAATTGGGCGGAAAAAAAGCATGGCGATTGCGTTGAATACGCAAGGTATATCATTTGCGATAAGAGGAGATTACAGTCAGGCACTTCCTTACTTGTATGAGAGTTTGTCAATCAGAAAGGAATTGAACGATCAGGAAGGAATTGCAATCTCGTACAACAACATTGGTAATATCTACAAGTATCAGGGAGATTATGCAAATGCAATCGAACACTACCACAATAGCCTGAAAATAAAAGAAAAGCGGGGAGATAAGAAGGGAATGGCATCATCGTACACAAACATTGGGATCATCTATTATTTCCAAAAGGACTTTGATAAAGCGTTATCCTACCATCAAAAGTGCTACGAAATTGAAAAGGAAATTGGTAATGAAAATGGTGAAGCTATGGCACTTCACAATATTGGATTAGTTTATGCTGATCAGAAAGAGTACGATAAGGCACTAAAGTTCTACGAAGAATGCTTGGTCTTAAAAAAGAAACTCGATGATAAAAAAGGACTTGCAAACACCTACAATAATATGGGCTTGGTTTATTTTAACTTGGGGGATGAAGAGCAAGCGATGACTTACTACGAGAAGAGTATCGAACTTAAGGAAGCATTAGGTATGAAGAGTGAGATGGCCACTACATTGAATAACCTTGGGAATATATACCTTAAAAAGAAAGACTTTGAGCAAGCGGCTTTTTATTGTGATCAGGCCCTTGATTTTGCTCAGGAAGTGGGAGCTGATAGAGGTATAAGAGATGCTGCTGGCTCTTTGTATGAATCATATAAAGCCTTAGGGAAGTCCAAAATAGCACTAGAAATGTACGAATTACACATCAGTGTTAGGGATAGCTTACTAAGTGAAGAGAACCAAAAAGCAATTATCCAGCAGCAATTTAAGTACGAGTATGAAAAGAAATCAGCAGCCGACTCAATAAAAGCCCTAGAGGCAGCCAAGGTTCAAGAGGCGTTATTAGCCGCTGAAAAGGCGGAAACAGAAAAACAGAAAAAAGAAGTTAAGCAACAAGAGCAACAGAAGTATTACCTTTTTGCTGGCTTGGGGTTGGCGTTGTTATTCGGTGGGTTTATTTTTAACCGATTTAGAGTTACTAATCAACAGAAAAAAATAATTGAAGAGCAGAAAGTACTTGTAGAACAACAAAAGGAAGCGGTAGAGCGTCAAAAAGTGGAACTGGAGCAGACGCATCAACAACTCGAAGAACATCACCAAGAGATTGCTGATAGTATCCTTTATGCCAAACGCATTCAAGAAGCAATCATGCCTTCAATGGAATCAATGAATACAGCTTTGAAAGATGGCTTTGTATTGTACCTGCCTAAGGATGTTGTAGCTGGAGATTTCTTTTGGATGGAATCGTTCGTTGAAACTCCAGATTCCAAAGAAGAGGTTGTTTATTTTGCCGCTGCAGATTGCACAGGTCATGGTGTTCCAGGAGCGATGGTAAGTGTGGTATGTAGTAATGCCTTGAATAAAGCTTTACTGGAGGAAGGACTCAGAGATACAGGTAAGCTGTTAGATCGAACAAGAGAAATCGTGATCGATCGTTTAGCGAAGAGTGGGGAAGAAGTGAAAGATGGAATGGATATTTCGTTGTGTGCACTCAATTCCAAAACCAAGGAACTTCAATGGTCTGGAGCGAACAATCCGATTTGGATTCTGAGAAAAGGAGCTCAAGAAATAGAGGAAATCAAAGCGAATAAGCAGCCAATAGGTTTGTATCACGATCCACAGCCTTTCACAGCACATCAAATCAATTTGAATCAAGGCGATTCGGTTTATGTATTTACAGACGGTTATCAAGATCAGTTCGGAGGACCAAAGGGCAAAAAGTTCAAAGCCAAGCAATTGAAAGAGGTTATTGTAGATAACCAGCATTTACCTATGGATGAGCAGATGAAACTGCTGCAGTCTAAGTTTATGGAATGGAAAGGAGCAGTGGAACAGATTGATGATGTCTGTGTGATAGGGGTTAGGATATAA
- a CDS encoding glycosyl hydrolase 108 family protein, which produces MKRFKQIAKKIGLTGKYTLSLTNERSFTGGQFVGTKWGITAPMLAEYLGRTPKADDMKELTQNEAFNLLYQRLWLGMGLINLDHKDVAALIYLGLTSIGTTAMRLNLERVADKLKHHINHYEVFTPKGIDLLNSLDHVALFKVLRARMKWCYTHIGNKNKRKNFLRLLGEIQLNRKTVRKGERRSPELTIQNRIPVNVLVELNKLKRKTA; this is translated from the coding sequence ATGAAAAGGTTTAAGCAAATAGCGAAAAAGATAGGATTAACAGGGAAATACACCCTTAGTTTAACCAATGAAAGATCATTTACAGGAGGTCAGTTTGTCGGTACAAAATGGGGCATTACCGCACCTATGTTAGCCGAGTATTTGGGGCGAACTCCAAAGGCTGACGATATGAAGGAATTAACCCAAAACGAAGCCTTCAACTTATTGTATCAACGCTTATGGTTAGGTATGGGATTAATCAACCTCGACCATAAAGACGTTGCCGCACTTATTTACTTGGGGCTGACCAGTATCGGAACAACGGCAATGCGTTTAAACCTCGAACGTGTGGCGGATAAATTAAAACACCACATCAATCACTATGAAGTATTTACACCCAAAGGAATAGACCTTTTAAATAGCTTGGATCATGTAGCACTTTTTAAGGTGCTAAGAGCCAGAATGAAGTGGTGTTATACGCACATAGGCAACAAGAACAAACGCAAGAACTTTCTAAGGCTTTTAGGAGAAATCCAGTTGAACAGGAAGACGGTAAGAAAAGGCGAAAGAAGAAGCCCGGAATTAACGATACAAAACAGGATTCCAGTAAATGTACTGGTAGAGCTGAATAAACTAAAAAGAAAGACAGCATGA
- a CDS encoding DUF2272 domain-containing protein, translating into MCLLLLCGSVTWYFVHKSKTGFKDRLVTIAKKEVEKWKGYTELSPFVSDWLIDYWKAVGKLFSKTEMQDPSVQATYPWSSAFISYLFQTAGANNQFPYSAAHSGYFQEAKRNRNNPNAPLIGYRINEYAPKKGDLIVFTRESGKGYDTDGHFAAHGELIVEEGKGYLKTAGGNVGDSTGYSRFSTDANGYVTTQEKPVFMVIKNNIK; encoded by the coding sequence ATGTGCCTGTTGCTCCTATGTGGTAGTGTCACATGGTACTTTGTTCATAAAAGCAAGACAGGGTTTAAAGACCGCTTAGTTACCATAGCCAAAAAAGAAGTAGAAAAATGGAAGGGTTATACAGAACTTTCCCCATTTGTTTCTGATTGGCTCATTGATTACTGGAAGGCAGTCGGAAAGCTATTCTCTAAAACGGAAATGCAAGACCCTTCAGTACAGGCTACATATCCCTGGTCAAGTGCATTTATATCGTACTTATTTCAGACGGCAGGAGCAAACAACCAGTTTCCTTATAGTGCAGCTCATAGCGGTTATTTCCAAGAGGCAAAACGAAACAGGAATAATCCCAATGCACCCTTAATCGGTTACAGGATCAACGAATACGCCCCTAAAAAAGGAGATCTGATTGTTTTTACCAGAGAATCAGGCAAAGGGTATGATACAGATGGTCATTTCGCAGCTCATGGGGAACTGATTGTTGAAGAAGGGAAAGGGTATCTAAAAACCGCAGGGGGAAACGTTGGGGATTCAACAGGTTATTCAAGGTTTTCAACGGATGCAAACGGCTATGTAACTACCCAGGAAAAGCCCGTTTTCATGGTCATCAAGAACAACATTAAATAA
- a CDS encoding LEA type 2 family protein → MKTVAKIGTAVAGTGFSVGLFGLWLSNQIDYQPISIQVYTISAEAINFKVVFSVENPTQFNLKVSKQYYEIFIAGHLISNASAEKTFRVMKKGTSTLLVDLQIKFDDIKEKIPAFSGVDIMMLNDLQVTVSGKLSAKIGMLPVFPIPIRSYFTVGDLL, encoded by the coding sequence ATGAAAACAGTTGCAAAAATAGGAACAGCAGTGGCAGGAACAGGCTTTAGCGTGGGGTTATTTGGTTTGTGGTTATCCAATCAAATCGACTATCAACCCATTTCGATACAGGTCTATACCATAAGTGCGGAAGCGATCAATTTTAAAGTGGTGTTTTCGGTGGAGAACCCGACCCAGTTTAATTTGAAAGTCAGTAAGCAGTATTATGAAATTTTCATTGCAGGGCATCTTATTTCAAATGCAAGTGCCGAAAAGACCTTTCGGGTGATGAAAAAGGGAACATCTACTTTACTGGTTGACTTACAAATCAAATTTGACGACATAAAAGAAAAGATACCTGCCTTTAGTGGGGTTGATATAATGATGTTAAATGATTTGCAGGTAACAGTATCAGGGAAGTTGTCGGCAAAGATCGGGATGTTACCCGTTTTCCCGATTCCCATTCGATCCTATTTCACTGTTGGAGATCTATTGTAA
- a CDS encoding T9SS type A sorting domain-containing protein: protein MKPILLISALVLMTNAKAQTTLIPDVNFEQRLIQLNLDSPPIDGMIFTDSIINVTQLDLANFNISDLTGLEDFQSLEHLYCHGNLISNINVSNNIGLKSLTCTNNYLSSLDISNNPELNFLDCGVNQITEIDVSNNPQLWILYCYQNDLLELDLSNNDSLEKLRCHDNINLNCLNIKNTNLTVLNTSSTSIQCIEVSDIQNIPDTTSNDIFIDGAIFSENCGNSCSTSNILETDRINFSVFPNPLDDAVNISFPDGVQNGKLSLFNIQGMLITQQNFFCQDFIKLTLNLPKGVYFLQLDLEQGYSMSYKIMKK, encoded by the coding sequence ATGAAACCTATTTTATTGATCTCTGCCTTAGTTTTAATGACAAATGCTAAAGCACAGACTACCTTAATTCCAGATGTCAATTTTGAGCAACGTCTAATTCAGCTGAATTTAGATTCACCACCAATTGATGGTATGATCTTTACGGATTCTATAATCAATGTAACGCAATTAGATCTTGCTAACTTCAATATTTCTGATTTAACAGGGTTAGAAGACTTCCAAAGTTTAGAACACCTTTATTGTCATGGAAATCTTATTTCCAACATCAATGTTTCTAATAATATAGGATTAAAGAGTTTAACATGCACGAATAATTACTTATCAAGTTTAGACATATCCAATAATCCAGAACTAAATTTTTTGGATTGTGGGGTAAATCAAATAACAGAAATTGACGTATCGAACAATCCACAACTTTGGATACTATATTGTTATCAAAATGATCTTTTAGAACTTGACCTATCGAATAATGATTCTCTGGAAAAATTACGGTGTCACGATAATATAAATCTCAATTGTTTAAATATTAAAAACACTAACCTTACTGTTTTAAACACTTCTTCAACTAGTATTCAATGTATTGAAGTTAGTGACATTCAAAATATCCCTGACACTACCTCGAATGATATTTTCATTGATGGAGCTATCTTTAGCGAAAACTGTGGTAATTCTTGTTCTACATCTAATATTTTAGAGACAGATCGAATAAATTTCTCAGTATTCCCAAACCCTTTAGATGATGCCGTTAATATTAGCTTCCCAGATGGGGTGCAAAATGGAAAACTGAGTCTTTTCAACATTCAGGGCATGCTGATAACTCAGCAAAACTTCTTTTGTCAAGACTTTATAAAACTAACATTAAACTTACCAAAAGGAGTTTATTTCCTCCAGCTGGATTTGGAACAAGGATACTCCATGTCTTATAAGATTATGAAAAAGTAA
- a CDS encoding type VII secretion EssA family protein, with protein MKIDTKISGWNFGQSIAQPEVYYAADGASTLTDLRSSLDKLEKRLVELPSVIKNYQDIISRKQADIGYLKGLSNRKKKKWEKDNGGKNADEVVYQLEKDIDVYEGKIESAKAEQKRLPGRISDLKKQIQALVEAESKGIEKGIDPDSAKQLGEIEVAKQQQELEYQKQMQQAQQKQAEQQQQKEEEDKKSSQMQWVIIAGVSLLVIIGIVVAIKKFKANKLKTVAT; from the coding sequence ATGAAAATAGACACGAAAATATCAGGATGGAATTTTGGTCAGTCAATCGCTCAACCCGAAGTGTATTACGCTGCGGATGGAGCAAGTACCCTGACCGATCTTAGAAGCAGTTTGGACAAACTGGAAAAGAGGTTGGTTGAATTGCCTTCGGTAATTAAGAACTACCAGGACATCATTTCCAGAAAGCAAGCCGATATAGGTTATTTAAAAGGATTGAGCAACCGAAAAAAGAAGAAGTGGGAAAAAGACAACGGAGGCAAAAACGCAGATGAAGTCGTTTACCAACTGGAAAAAGACATAGATGTTTATGAAGGTAAGATAGAATCCGCCAAAGCCGAACAAAAAAGATTACCGGGAAGGATCAGCGACCTGAAAAAACAAATTCAGGCATTAGTTGAAGCCGAAAGCAAGGGAATAGAAAAGGGAATAGATCCCGATTCCGCTAAACAACTCGGAGAAATTGAAGTAGCCAAGCAGCAGCAGGAATTAGAGTATCAAAAGCAGATGCAACAGGCGCAACAAAAGCAAGCGGAACAGCAACAACAAAAGGAAGAAGAAGACAAGAAATCCTCACAAATGCAATGGGTTATCATTGCAGGAGTAAGCCTTTTAGTGATTATCGGGATTGTGGTTGCCATTAAGAAATTCAAAGCTAACAAGCTCAAAACCGTAGCGACATGA
- a CDS encoding DUF2681 domain-containing protein, with amino-acid sequence MKIGEILKHPAVSNLIVTFLASLLAYGAIKFWESRNTTSTDTTKPKEKEKLPAPATATTVATENAQEVTQTVQ; translated from the coding sequence ATGAAAATTGGAGAAATTCTAAAGCATCCGGCAGTATCGAACTTGATCGTTACGTTTCTCGCAAGCCTATTAGCTTATGGAGCTATTAAGTTTTGGGAATCCAGAAACACGACAAGCACTGATACAACCAAGCCGAAAGAAAAAGAAAAACTTCCAGCTCCTGCGACAGCTACAACCGTTGCCACAGAGAATGCACAGGAAGTAACTCAAACAGTTCAGTAA
- a CDS encoding response regulator transcription factor — MNDLIRILLVEDDLNLGFMLREYLEQEGFDTKLYRDGESGLQGYLKGQFDLCILDLMLPKMDGFRLAEKIREDGKRVPVIMLTARSMSEDKVKGFSLGIDDYVTKPFDEKELVCRINAILQRVNDASVKKQEPTEFTIGSYSYCCLNQTLSGPTEERRLTKKEAAILKILCEHKNEIVDRSELLKSVWGDDDYFMGRSLDVFISKLRKYLKDDPNLSIESIPSVGLILNVI; from the coding sequence ATGAATGATCTAATCAGAATATTGTTGGTTGAGGATGACTTGAACCTGGGTTTTATGCTGAGAGAATACCTTGAGCAAGAAGGGTTCGATACGAAACTTTATCGGGATGGAGAATCTGGTTTACAGGGCTACCTAAAAGGTCAGTTTGATCTCTGTATACTTGATTTGATGCTCCCAAAAATGGATGGGTTTCGTTTGGCGGAGAAAATCAGGGAAGATGGTAAGCGAGTTCCAGTCATCATGTTGACAGCCCGTTCTATGAGCGAGGATAAAGTAAAAGGGTTTAGTTTGGGAATTGACGACTACGTGACTAAGCCGTTTGATGAAAAGGAGCTGGTATGTCGCATAAATGCGATTTTACAAAGGGTAAATGATGCATCGGTAAAGAAGCAAGAACCAACTGAATTTACCATCGGTTCTTATTCTTATTGCTGTCTAAATCAAACCCTGTCTGGACCAACTGAAGAAAGGCGATTAACCAAGAAAGAGGCAGCGATTCTAAAGATACTTTGTGAGCATAAAAATGAAATTGTAGATCGGTCTGAACTCCTAAAGTCAGTCTGGGGTGATGATGATTATTTCATGGGGCGTAGTCTGGACGTCTTCATCAGTAAACTGAGAAAGTACTTGAAAGACGACCCTAATTTGTCGATAGAATCCATTCCTTCTGTAGGACTGATCTTAAATGTAATATAA
- a CDS encoding sensor histidine kinase, whose protein sequence is MKSLNSKMLLIIVTILLIGLLINQVFYALNAADDQKKALNEKVEIALDIIVEKVSANQNVCKSVNNCLHTEKKQMCCKYLDGEKEWGTVDSIISHELARFNINLHYNFDFTKNHPEDKNTYAMNMDQVFSEAGVVMYLEFPDRSKYLLKQMGPVFISSILLILFITIAFILMYRYYQREQVMVTRTRDFINNMTHEFKTPLANISFASNMINRENERVDSDKIEQFTRIIQEENQRLLNNCEDLLVIGMAESDLKSSLEENVDVHQVITKAADRYMEIQEDELNIKLDLFADAFHVKGKSSMLDNTLANLVDNAIKYCDENPIIRIRTKNKNGWLLVEVTDNGKGIAKNAQDQIFEKFYRESNHDQHDVKGFGLGLSYVKMVVEQMGGTVFVQSELGKGSTFILKLPLLNE, encoded by the coding sequence ATGAAGAGCTTAAATTCCAAAATGCTGTTGATCATCGTGACAATTCTCCTAATTGGATTGTTGATCAATCAAGTGTTCTATGCGCTAAATGCTGCAGATGATCAAAAGAAAGCATTGAACGAGAAAGTCGAGATTGCATTAGATATTATTGTAGAGAAAGTTTCAGCTAACCAGAATGTATGTAAGTCAGTTAATAACTGTCTGCATACAGAGAAAAAGCAAATGTGTTGCAAGTACTTGGATGGTGAAAAAGAATGGGGTACAGTAGATTCGATAATTTCACATGAACTTGCAAGGTTTAACATTAACCTTCATTACAACTTTGATTTTACTAAAAATCACCCAGAGGATAAGAATACCTATGCCATGAACATGGATCAAGTTTTCTCAGAGGCTGGGGTGGTTATGTATTTGGAGTTTCCTGATCGTTCAAAATACTTACTGAAACAGATGGGACCCGTTTTTATCTCATCCATTTTATTAATCCTGTTCATCACAATCGCTTTCATTTTGATGTATCGCTATTATCAACGAGAACAGGTAATGGTTACACGTACACGTGACTTTATTAATAACATGACGCATGAGTTCAAAACACCACTGGCAAACATCTCATTTGCGAGTAACATGATCAACCGCGAGAATGAGCGTGTAGACTCTGACAAAATTGAACAATTCACGCGTATCATTCAGGAAGAAAATCAACGACTTCTGAATAATTGTGAAGACTTACTCGTCATCGGTATGGCCGAGAGTGACCTCAAAAGCTCTCTTGAAGAAAATGTGGATGTACATCAGGTCATTACGAAGGCTGCAGACCGGTATATGGAGATTCAGGAAGATGAGTTAAACATCAAATTAGATCTTTTTGCAGATGCTTTTCACGTTAAGGGAAAGTCTTCTATGTTGGATAACACCCTGGCAAATTTGGTGGATAATGCCATCAAGTACTGTGACGAAAATCCAATCATTCGCATTCGTACCAAAAACAAAAATGGATGGTTATTGGTAGAAGTAACAGACAATGGAAAAGGAATTGCAAAGAATGCACAAGATCAGATCTTCGAAAAATTCTACAGAGAATCAAACCATGATCAGCACGATGTAAAAGGATTTGGTTTGGGACTATCTTACGTTAAAATGGTTGTTGAACAAATGGGAGGAACAGTTTTTGTTCAAAGCGAATTAGGAAAAGGAAGTACCTTTATACTTAAATTACCACTTCTTAATGAATGA
- a CDS encoding T9SS type A sorting domain-containing protein translates to MKGIYLLIALSFIVSVNKVLAQYLTNGDFETFNSAAADPTRIQHASGWTDDVGYEQHSSGTPLTGSADHYYSSPATGATIFSSDPRGGQGHAGIVLKSENGNAAYREFIKRQTLSLTAGTTYLVEFWVRKVDGTLPSQVGAYVSASDVEYASNGIQSTITPVCNATLTNPSTEYQLVSGCFTAQVTGTHYIVLGNFGYNGDAGNDLNYVFIDDVSITAAPSVPDPTAIFSLNGGPVYCEGDPILASAGASNGFDSYKWICTSSSGAQIRGMQWEYTNSIPDLDVVSFVNQNGSNFPFQPGECYNLTLLLRNACQQSSQTIQFCIDDPSVSIIFDGQPVCEGQSFDLEVTGDNGWTYSWSNGQSGVGLREITETATPNVTQYTVTVTTPAGCQSTETVNIVVHTNNNTPPFYSGIDGGIEFTAYVNAGDDLTFSYWVADSPNENVFLGSNGLPSGSTLTPINGNAAQGIFQWNNIPDNAEGLYTFNATSNDNNACGVLSALQTYKIKVVCEDCPIEVYYENRMPNNSPLPETTIAGYRIVAGESVDPNQTDGPVETGSDFVEFRAPAIDLMPGFTGGANFDAIIDMGTCLQDCESFCCDQFSGFSYDTPFGNVVAPIHPTNPVIWYLRDEDNPFCAFGGATKYRIEVFQDQDLIYTREEEPQGCCPFESPSPSNPIPYSSIYWDGTDNSFLGGNNLVASGDYVIYIKLWSPCGDELTLSPIPVYVYGYNSGMILADGQDGYSETLAEIYQDRQQGEVEQGGSPLTSKEVQDYIQVREIKVFPNPTSDKFQLLGVIVGDQVELLDVVGKQLYKKVCSNGLMEFDLSLQPSGTYFVKITSNQGAATTVKIIKE, encoded by the coding sequence ATGAAAGGAATCTACTTATTGATTGCCCTGTCATTCATAGTGTCTGTTAATAAGGTTCTGGCACAGTATCTTACTAATGGGGATTTTGAGACATTTAATTCCGCAGCAGCAGACCCTACAAGGATTCAGCACGCTTCAGGATGGACGGATGATGTTGGATATGAACAACACAGTAGCGGAACCCCGTTAACCGGTTCTGCGGATCATTATTACTCTTCGCCTGCAACTGGCGCAACTATTTTTTCATCAGACCCTCGTGGAGGACAAGGTCACGCAGGGATTGTCTTGAAGTCTGAAAATGGTAATGCAGCCTATAGGGAGTTTATCAAAAGACAAACGCTTTCGTTGACTGCGGGAACTACTTATTTGGTTGAGTTTTGGGTAAGGAAAGTTGACGGAACCTTACCAAGCCAGGTTGGGGCTTATGTTTCTGCTTCTGATGTAGAGTATGCCTCAAATGGTATTCAATCTACAATTACCCCGGTTTGTAATGCTACCTTGACCAACCCTTCTACTGAATATCAATTGGTTTCGGGTTGTTTTACGGCTCAGGTAACGGGTACTCACTACATCGTTTTAGGAAATTTCGGATATAACGGTGATGCCGGAAACGATCTGAACTACGTTTTTATTGATGATGTCTCGATAACTGCTGCACCATCCGTACCAGACCCTACGGCTATTTTCTCTTTGAATGGAGGCCCCGTTTATTGTGAGGGCGACCCTATATTGGCAAGTGCAGGGGCATCTAATGGATTTGATAGCTATAAATGGATTTGTACTTCTTCCTCCGGTGCGCAGATAAGAGGCATGCAATGGGAATATACTAACTCAATTCCCGATCTGGATGTCGTTTCTTTTGTTAATCAGAATGGCTCAAATTTCCCTTTTCAACCGGGAGAATGTTATAACCTGACCTTATTACTAAGAAATGCCTGTCAGCAAAGCAGTCAAACGATCCAATTCTGTATAGACGACCCTTCTGTTTCCATAATATTTGATGGTCAACCAGTCTGTGAGGGACAGAGTTTTGATCTGGAGGTGACAGGTGATAACGGTTGGACGTATTCTTGGAGTAACGGACAATCAGGCGTTGGGTTAAGAGAGATCACAGAAACAGCAACCCCTAACGTTACCCAATACACGGTAACAGTGACCACTCCAGCGGGTTGCCAATCAACTGAAACGGTGAATATTGTGGTGCATACGAATAATAACACTCCACCTTTCTATTCTGGAATTGATGGAGGAATAGAATTTACTGCCTACGTTAACGCTGGTGATGACTTAACTTTTTCATATTGGGTAGCTGATTCTCCTAACGAAAATGTTTTCTTAGGTAGCAATGGTTTGCCTTCAGGTTCCACATTAACACCTATTAATGGGAATGCAGCTCAAGGTATATTTCAATGGAATAATATCCCTGATAATGCAGAAGGTCTTTATACTTTTAATGCAACTTCAAATGACAACAATGCTTGTGGTGTTTTATCAGCCCTTCAAACGTATAAAATCAAAGTAGTCTGTGAAGATTGTCCTATTGAGGTCTATTATGAAAACCGTATGCCTAACAATTCACCACTTCCTGAAACGACTATTGCCGGATATAGAATTGTGGCAGGAGAAAGTGTTGATCCCAACCAAACAGATGGTCCGGTAGAAACAGGTAGTGATTTTGTTGAGTTCAGAGCACCTGCCATTGACCTGATGCCTGGGTTTACGGGGGGAGCGAATTTTGATGCAATTATAGATATGGGAACCTGTTTACAAGACTGTGAATCGTTCTGTTGTGATCAATTTAGCGGATTTAGTTATGACACCCCTTTTGGGAATGTTGTTGCACCAATTCACCCCACTAATCCTGTTATTTGGTATCTCAGAGATGAAGACAACCCCTTTTGTGCTTTTGGTGGAGCGACTAAATACAGGATAGAAGTTTTTCAGGATCAAGATCTGATCTATACACGGGAAGAAGAACCACAGGGTTGTTGTCCCTTTGAATCTCCTTCACCAAGTAACCCGATTCCATACAGTAGCATTTACTGGGATGGAACGGACAACTCTTTTTTGGGAGGTAATAACCTTGTCGCATCAGGGGATTATGTGATTTACATCAAACTCTGGTCGCCTTGTGGTGATGAATTGACTTTATCACCTATTCCGGTTTATGTCTATGGTTATAACTCCGGGATGATTTTGGCTGATGGTCAGGATGGATATAGTGAAACATTAGCGGAAATCTACCAAGACAGACAGCAGGGAGAAGTTGAACAAGGAGGTTCGCCCCTGACATCAAAAGAAGTACAGGATTATATTCAGGTCAGAGAAATTAAGGTATTCCCAAACCCTACATCAGATAAGTTTCAGTTGTTGGGGGTTATTGTAGGCGATCAGGTAGAACTTTTGGACGTAGTAGGAAAACAGTTATACAAAAAGGTTTGTTCTAATGGCTTGATGGAGTTTGATTTATCCTTGCAACCATCAGGAACCTATTTCGTTAAAATAACCAGTAATCAAGGTGCTGCTACTACTGTTAAAATTATTAAAGAATGA